ACGATGAGCGTGTGCTGATAGCCGGAGGCCTTCAACATGTCCGCGATCGGGAAGGTCGTGAGCATCGCGCCGAACCCATAGCCCGCCGCCGCCATGCCCGTCGCAAAGCCGCGCTTGTCCGGAAACCAGCGCACCATATGGCCGATGACGCCGACATAGACGATGCCTGTACCGATGCCGCCAAGCACACCATAGGTGAGATAGAGCATCGTCACATCCGTCGCATAGGCGGAAAGAATCCAAGACAGACCCGACAAAGCGCAACCGGCCATCACGAGCGGCTTCGGCCCGAAGCGCTCGATGAGCGCGCCCTGCAACGGCGACAGCCAAGTCTGCAGCACGATCAGGATAGAGATGGTGATCTGCAAGGTCGCCAGACTGACGCCGGTCACCTCCAGCAACGGCTTGGTGAAAAGGGTCCAGACATATTGCGGGCTGGAGATGGCCATCATGGTGATGACACCGAGCACCAATTGCAGCCAGCGATTGCCGCTCGCCCTTACACCTTCCAGCTCCGCCATTTTGGTCCCCATCCGCACAGTCCGGCCGCCACAAGGGAAATAGCCGGCGGAAACGCACCGGCGGCGCTCCGATCTCTGAAAGACTATAACTCTGGATTGCAGAATCGTGGAAGGAATCTCTAAGCGCTTAATTGCCTTCCGAAGGCATTTGGCGCCTATCTTCTCACGAATGTGAAATAGGCGGGGCGACGCCCTTCGCTCAGCGCCTTTGTCTCGTAGCGGGTGCTCTCCCAATCCGCCCAAGGCGCATGCCAATCCGAAGCACTTTGCGCAGGCCAGACGAAATCGGGCGACCGCAGAATCCGGGCGAGCACCCAGCCGGCGTTGTGATCGATATCGGTCGCAAAGCGCAATTCGGCGCCACTGCTCATCACGCGAGCCAATCTGGTGAGCATATCATCCGATAGAAAGCGTCTCTTGTGCTGACGCCGCTTCGGCCAGGGATCGGGATAAAGCAGATAGACGCAGGAGAGCACCGCCTCCGGCAAGGCGTCGATCACATCGCCCGCATCGCCATTATGCAGACGGATGTTGCAGAGGTCCGCCTCGGCGATGAGAGCCAGGGCTTTGGCGACGCCATTGACGAAAGGCTCGCAGCCGAAGAAGCCCACGTCTTGATGGCGCAGTGCTTCATCTGCCATATGTTCGCCGCCGCCGAAGCCGACTTCCATCCAGAAGGTTTTGGGCTGGTTCGGGAAAAGCGCCGCCGGATCGCCCAAGGGCTTCGAAAGATCGAGCGCCAGATGCGGCAGCAGATTTTCGACGAGCGCGGTGTGATGGGTCCGCAGCTTTTTGGCTTTGCGGCGCCCATGAAGCGGCGACGGAATAAATTCCGTATGTGGCGGAAGACTGGAGTTCATGCGCGCCTATTTATGTTTTGCCGCGGCGGGCGGCAAATCGGCAGCGCCTGACCCAATCAGGCGAGCGCCGACGTCAGCTCCTTGACGAGATCGGTCTTCTCCCAGGAGAAGCCGCCTTCGGCATCGGGGATCCGGCCGAAATGGCCATAGGCCGAGGTCCGCGCATAGATCGGCCGGTTCAGTTGAAGGTGTTCTCTGATGCCGCGCGGCGACAGGCGCATGATCCGGCCCAAGACCGTCTCCAGCTTGTCCTCGGCGACATTGCCGGTCTCGTGAAGATTGACGTAGATCGACAGCGGTTCGGCGACGCCGATCGCATAGGAGAGTTGGATCGTGCAGCGATCGGCGAGACCGGCCGCGACGACATTTTTAGCGAGATAGCGCGCGGCATAGGCGGCGGACCGATCGACCTTCGTCGGGTCCTTGCCTGAAAAGGCGCCGCCGCCATGCGGCGCGGCACCGCCATAGGTATCGACGATGATCTTGCGGCCGGTGAGACCGCAATCGCCGTCCGGACCGCCGATGACGAATTTGCCGGTCGGGTTCACATGCCAGACGGTTGCATCGCTGATCCAACCTTCCGGCAAGGTCTTGCGGATATAGGGTTCGACGATCGAGCGCACGTCGAGAGAGCTCAGGTTCTCGTCGAGGTGCTGGGTCGAGAGCACGATCTGCGTCGCGCCGACCGGCTTGCCATGCTCATATTTGATCGTGACCTGGCTCTTCGCATCGGGACCGAGTTTGGCGGCCTCGCCTTTGCCGCTCTTGCGTTCGGTGGCGAGCAGCTCGAGAATCTTATGCGCGTAATAGATCGGCGCCGGCATCAGCTCTGGCGTCTCGCGGCAGGCATAGCCGAACATGATGCCCTGGTCGCCCGCGCCCTCGTCCTTATTGCCGGCGGCATCGACGCCTTGCGCAATATCGGCCGATTGGGCGTGCAGCCTGATGTTGACGTCGGCATGCTTCCAATGGAAGCCTTCCTGCTCGTAGCCTATGTCCTTGACGGCTTGGCGCGCGGTCTCTTCGATCTGCTCGGGCTTTATCGGTGCGCCGCGCACCTCGCCGGCGATCACGACGAAATTGGTGGTCGCCAAGGTCTCGCAGGCAACGCGCGTCTGATAGGGATCGACACCGGCCTTTTCGCCTTCGCGAAAGAAGAGATCGACCACTTCGTCGGAAATGCGGTCGCAGACCTTGTCCGGATGGCCTTCAGAAACCGACTCACTTGTAAATAAAAAGGTCTCGCGCGGCACGGAGAGCTCCAACAGGCAGGTGATTGAGGTCGATCCGCCAAGCGGCGGAACCACGCCAGCGGAGGCCGAGGCTGGAGACACCCAACGCCTCGAACCCGCTAAACTTCGGACAATTCGTTCGTTTCGTCAAGCTTTTCTGGCGGATACGTTCGCTATAACGAACGCTACCTGAGTAACGTAGGCTGCGGATCGCGCCTGGGGTTGAGGCACATGTTGGTTATGAATGTGAAGAGCAAGCTTACTTCGCTGGCGTCTTGCCGGTTTCCGGCTCCTCGGCATCGTCCTCGTCGGCGAGACTCGTGACGAGATCGATGATCCTTTTGCGGACTTTCGGATTGTGAATCCGGGCAAAGGCCTTGTTCAGGCGCACGCCTTCCGTCGTCGAAAGGAAATCGACAATATAGGTCGAGCCTTCATCTTCTTCCGCGAATTGGGCCTGCGTCGCTTCGGACGCAGCCGTTCCTTCGGACGCCGGCGCGCCATCGAAGAAAAAGGCCGGAGGTACGTTCAAAATCTGCGAGATCTGCTGCAACCGGCTCGCGCCAATGCGGTTGGTGCCTTTCTCGTATTTTTGTACTTGCTGAAACGTCAGTTCCAGCGCCTCCCCCAGCTTTTCCTGGCTCATTCCCAGCAAAATGCGGCGCATGCGGACACGGCTTCCGACATGCCGATCAATCGGATTCGGTGCCTTTTTCACAAAAGCTGGTCTCCCCTCCACCTCGCCAGAAACCGGCTCTGTCTCATCAAACTTAGCAATACCCTGATTTCGCATGTGAAATGACACCTAGCGTGTATTTTATAATAATGCAACGTAGACGCGAGAAAGCGCTGGTATCAAACCTGTCTGCGAAAGATAAAGGAGCAACTAATTGCTATTAACCATACTAAAAACGGTGAGATGAATGGAAGATGAGCGAATATTGGTGGCCCAAGTCTCTGCGGAAGGCCACCGTCCAATAGTCCTTCTCTACCGAGAGAGAGTTCAGACAATACGCGTCCGTAGGGGTCGACGATCGCAGATATCCCTGAATTCGCCGCGCGCACCAACGGCAGACCTTCTTCGATCGTCCGCAATCGCGCCTGGGCGAAATGCTGATAAGGGCCGGCCGTATTGCCGAACCACCCGTCATTGGTGAGATTGAGAAGCAGGCCCGGCCGTTCGCCAGGCACAGACGG
The Methyloferula stellata AR4 DNA segment above includes these coding regions:
- the trmB gene encoding tRNA (guanine(46)-N(7))-methyltransferase TrmB yields the protein MNSSLPPHTEFIPSPLHGRRKAKKLRTHHTALVENLLPHLALDLSKPLGDPAALFPNQPKTFWMEVGFGGGEHMADEALRHQDVGFFGCEPFVNGVAKALALIAEADLCNIRLHNGDAGDVIDALPEAVLSCVYLLYPDPWPKRRQHKRRFLSDDMLTRLARVMSSGAELRFATDIDHNAGWVLARILRSPDFVWPAQSASDWHAPWADWESTRYETKALSEGRRPAYFTFVRR
- the metK gene encoding methionine adenosyltransferase, giving the protein MVPPLGGSTSITCLLELSVPRETFLFTSESVSEGHPDKVCDRISDEVVDLFFREGEKAGVDPYQTRVACETLATTNFVVIAGEVRGAPIKPEQIEETARQAVKDIGYEQEGFHWKHADVNIRLHAQSADIAQGVDAAGNKDEGAGDQGIMFGYACRETPELMPAPIYYAHKILELLATERKSGKGEAAKLGPDAKSQVTIKYEHGKPVGATQIVLSTQHLDENLSSLDVRSIVEPYIRKTLPEGWISDATVWHVNPTGKFVIGGPDGDCGLTGRKIIVDTYGGAAPHGGGAFSGKDPTKVDRSAAYAARYLAKNVVAAGLADRCTIQLSYAIGVAEPLSIYVNLHETGNVAEDKLETVLGRIMRLSPRGIREHLQLNRPIYARTSAYGHFGRIPDAEGGFSWEKTDLVKELTSALA
- a CDS encoding helix-turn-helix domain-containing protein, with the protein product MKKAPNPIDRHVGSRVRMRRILLGMSQEKLGEALELTFQQVQKYEKGTNRIGASRLQQISQILNVPPAFFFDGAPASEGTAASEATQAQFAEEDEGSTYIVDFLSTTEGVRLNKAFARIHNPKVRKRIIDLVTSLADEDDAEEPETGKTPAK